Proteins encoded together in one Deferribacterota bacterium window:
- the trkA gene encoding Trk system potassium transporter TrkA, protein MKIIILGAGEVGFNVAKQLINEGRNVVLIEKNLDKVKSANNRLDCMVIYGDGTDLNVLKDISIEKVDIFLALTDSDEVNLISSLIIDSEFNVSKVITRIKKIAYEKTKLLKKKIGGIDYVVNPELEAANNILNVIEEGAISDVFLFNRDVQMRCLYIKSESMLKGKSLRELKEYYSGNYIVAGIQRGDNIIIPSGKTKIIEGDMLYIIGERRDLDPLFIKGGVSFKRLKNVVIVGGTTIGEIVISKLLNLDINVKLIDKDYEICKIFSEKYSKLTVINDNITSEGIFEEENLKVFDLIITTTENEELNILSAIYGKTVGIKRAIALVDKQNYISMSNQLGLDATVSPKSSSVNAILKYIRRGHIKSIYTIFNGKAEAIEYTISKDSVLVGKSLKRLDLPSSSLIISINRGNNNYIPDGNFVLKEGDNIVIFAKREAINRIEDLIS, encoded by the coding sequence ATGAAAATAATTATCTTAGGTGCTGGTGAAGTAGGTTTTAATGTTGCAAAACAACTAATAAATGAAGGACGTAATGTTGTCCTTATCGAGAAAAATTTAGATAAGGTTAAGAGTGCAAATAATAGACTTGATTGTATGGTAATTTATGGCGATGGCACTGACTTAAATGTATTAAAAGATATCTCTATTGAAAAGGTTGACATATTCCTTGCCCTTACAGATTCTGATGAAGTAAACCTAATATCTTCTTTGATAATTGATAGTGAGTTTAATGTAAGTAAAGTGATAACACGTATAAAAAAGATAGCATATGAGAAAACTAAATTATTAAAGAAAAAGATTGGTGGTATAGATTATGTTGTTAATCCAGAGTTAGAGGCTGCAAATAATATTTTAAATGTTATAGAAGAGGGTGCAATTAGCGATGTATTTTTATTCAATAGAGATGTTCAAATGAGGTGCTTATATATTAAAAGCGAATCAATGTTAAAGGGAAAAAGTTTGAGGGAGCTTAAAGAATACTACAGTGGTAATTATATTGTAGCTGGGATTCAAAGAGGAGATAACATTATTATTCCCTCAGGGAAAACAAAAATTATTGAAGGGGATATGCTATATATTATAGGTGAAAGAAGGGATTTAGATCCTTTATTTATAAAAGGGGGTGTTTCTTTTAAGAGGCTAAAGAATGTCGTTATTGTTGGTGGAACAACTATTGGTGAGATAGTTATCTCTAAATTATTAAATTTAGATATAAATGTTAAATTAATTGATAAAGATTATGAAATCTGTAAGATATTCTCAGAAAAATATAGTAAATTGACTGTTATTAATGACAATATAACAAGCGAAGGGATATTTGAAGAAGAAAATCTAAAAGTTTTTGATCTTATTATAACTACAACAGAGAACGAGGAATTAAATATACTAAGTGCAATTTATGGTAAAACTGTGGGTATAAAAAGGGCAATTGCCTTGGTTGATAAACAGAACTATATCTCAATGTCAAATCAATTAGGGCTTGATGCTACAGTTAGCCCAAAGTCAAGCTCAGTAAATGCTATATTAAAGTACATAAGGCGAGGCCATATTAAAAGTATTTATACAATATTTAATGGGAAGGCTGAAGCCATTGAATATACAATCTCTAAAGATAGTGTTCTTGTTGGTAAATCTTTAAAGAGGCTTGATTTGCCAAGCTCTTCCCTTATTATTTCAATAAATAGGGGTAATAATAATTATATACCTGATGGAAATTTTGTTTTAAAAGAGGGTGATAATATTGT